The Ramlibacter sp. PS4R-6 nucleotide sequence GCGCCCTCGGCGCCGTCACCGGGCGAATTCCTGGCGGCACTGAACCTGCAGAACGTCGGCGAGGACTGGGAAACGTGGCTCGCGGCGATGCGCCTGCGCCTGGCGGGCGAAGCCGGCAGCGGCGACGACCTGCCCGGCCCCGGCGGCGCGGCGGCGTCGACACCGGGCGATCCGGCCGCGCGCGCCGCCTACCTGCGCGGGCGCTTCCACTGGAACCGCCGGCCGCGCGAATCGCTGAAGGCACTCACTTGCCTCGAGGAAGCGGTGCAGCTCGCGCCGGATTTCGCGCCGGGCCACGCGGCGCTGGCCGACGTCTACAACACGCTGGGGTCGTGGGAGTCGGGCGCGCTTGCCAGCGGCGAGGCTTTCCCGAAAGCGCAGGCGGCGGCCCAGCGCGCTTTGCAACTCGACCCTTGCTGCGCGGCGGCGCACACCTCGCTCGCCTATGCCACGGCGCACCACGGCTGGGACTGGCGCGCCGCGTCGGCGCAGTTCACGCGCGCGCTCGAGCTCGACCCGGCCTACGCGCACGCGCACCACTGGCACGCGCACCTGCTGGTGGCGCAGCGGCGCTGGCAGGAAGGCCTGGCGGCCGGGCAGCGCGCGCTTGCGCTGCAGCCGGACGACGTGATCATCAACGTGCACATGGCCTGGCACCACTGGCTCGCGCGCGATGCGGCAGCGGCGATCGAGCAGGCCGACCGCACCGAACACCTGGACGACACCGACCAGTGGCCGCCCTTCTTCCGCGGCATGGCCTGCGTGATGTGCGGCCGCGGCGACCAGGCGGTCGACGAACTGCGCAGCGCGGCGCAGCGCAGCCGTGGCAATGCGGTGATGCGCGCCGGCCTGGGCTATGTCTACGCGGCGACGGGCGACAAACGCGCGGCGCGCGCGGTGCTGCGCGAATTCAGCGAGGCGGCCGATACGCAGCAGCGCTACGCCTACGAGGCGGCGGTGATCCTGGCGGCGCTGGGCGAAGCCGACGCCGCGTTTGCCGCGCTCGAGGCGGCGTGGCGCACGCGTTCGGGGTGGATGGCGTACCTGGCGGTGGACCCGCGCTGGGACCCGGTGCGCGGCGACGCGCGCTTCGCGGCGCTGGTGGCTCGGCTCGGGCTGGACTGAGCGCTACTGCTTCGACATCACGTAGCTGCCGCTGGAGTTGTTGCGCAGGTTCTTCCACGACACCTTCGCGGTCTTGCCGTCTGCCTCGACCTCCATCGTGGTCACCAGCCACGCCTTGCCATTGAGCTTGGCGGTTTCCACCATCACGTTGCGGCCTTCGAGCTTGACCGAGACGCTGGTGGTGGCGGTGTCGTTGGCCACCGGTGAATCGGTGCCATCGAGCTTGGCGCGGTAGCCCTGGCCCTGCGGCGTGGCCATGGACAGGATGTTCTTCTCGACGCGGAATTCCACCTGCGAGCCCGGATCGAGCGACTTGTCGGCGTTGACCTTCATCCAGAAGCCGTCGAACGGGCTGGCCGCTTCGGCCAGGGCCGGTGCCAGCACCAGCAAGGCGGCGCCGGCGGCGCGGGCAAGGTTCATGGCGGCTCCCGGTGGACTGACCGCATGCTAGGCATGTCAGCTGAAAGAATCAACCCGGTAGCGCGCCAACAGCTTTTCTGTCATCGTCCACGGCAGGTATGCAGCCCACCGAACTGGCCCTGTGGAGCGCCGCGTCCGGCGCCATCGCGCTGGTGGTGCTGACCGGCCTGGCCGACTACCTGATGGTGCGCCACGTGGCGGCGCTGCACGGCACCGTCTACAACGCCGCGGCGCTGGCCTTCGTCGTCCTCATGAGCGGCATCGCCGGGGCACTGCTGCCGGCCTCGTGGGCGCCGGGGGTGCGGCTGGCCAAGGTCCTGGTCGGCCCCCTGTGCGTGCTGCTCGGCGACCTGTTCATTCGCCAGTGGTTCGGCGCGCGCCACCGCGACCGCCTGATGGACGGGGCGCTGCTGGCCAGCGGCACGCTGGTGCCGGTACTGGCGGTGGCGGCGCTGTTCCTGCTGCGGCGCGAGCACCAGCTGCCGGCCGCGGCGGGCCTGGTCATCTTCAACACCGTGCTGGTCACCTGGATGGGCCTGCGCGCATGGCTGCTCGGCGACTCGCTGGCGCTCGGTATCGCCATCGGTTCGGGCTTCATGATCGGCTCCGTCAGCGGCCTGTACGCGATCGCGCTCGGCACGCCGGTGCCGATGGTGTGGCAGGCGCTGATCGCCGCGGGCTCGGCCATCTGCGTCGCCGTCACGGGCTTTGCGCTGTGGCAGCGCAACCAGCATGCGCGGCGCGTGCGCAACGCGCAGGAGGTGCACTCGGAGTACGACCCGGTGACCAAGCTGCCGGCGGGCATGCCGCTGGTGCGGCGCCTGCTGCGCGCGCAGCAGCGCCGCCGCCGAACGCGCCGCGAGGGCGCCGTGCTGGCGGTGCTGGTGTTCGAGCCGGAGCGCGTGCGCCTGGTGGCGGGCGTGTCCGGCCTGAACGAGGTGTACGTCCACCTGGCGCAGCGCATGCAGCACCAGGTGGGGCTGGTGAACCCGGTGGGGCGCTACTGGGAACGCTGCTTCATCGCGGTGATGGAGACGATCCGCTCACCGGCGGCGGTGCGCACCCTGGGCCTGCGCGTGGCCTCGGCGTTGCGCAAGCCCATGCAGGTCACCGGGCACGACGGCTCGCCGCTGGAGGTGCGGCTGGACATCGGCGTGGGCGTGCTGCTGCTCAAGCGCGAGCACGAACACGTCGAAGACCTCCTGCACGAGGCGCAGCAGCTCGCCGAGGCGGCGCGCGGGCTGGCCTCGCGGGCAGCGACGATCGATCCCGTCACCGGGGAAGTCGTCGCCGTGGAGCACGCGCAGCTGGGGCCGCAGCGCGGCGCACGCCGCACGGTCCGCACGCCCAGCCGCGGCGCGCGCGGCCGCGCCTGATCAGCGCGACCAGCCGGCGTCGCGCGCCTGCTTTTCCTTCGCCGCGTCGAGCGCGGGTCCCGCGATGCGCGCGTCGACCGCGTCGAGCACGGGACGCGGCAGCGCGCTGGCCGCTTGCCGCATGCCAGCGCCGGTTGCGGCTTCGGTGCGCGCCGTCGCGACCACCGACCACTGCCCGTCCTCGCGGCACGTCAGCCCGGCGAGCTGCCGCGCGGCGAAGGTGCGGCAGAAGCGCCCGCCCTGGTCGACGAACGTGAGTTGCACGGCGACGTCGCCAGAATCGGCCGCGAGTTGCGTGTCGAGCGCGCGTGCCAGCGTCGATGCCGCCACCAGGTGGCCATTGCGTTCGGCCACCAGCGCCTCGCCGTCGCGCGGTGCGAACTGCCAGCCCAGGCCGATGCCGACCAGCACGGCCGCGGCCATGCCGCCGAGCTGCGCCCAGGTGAGCCGCATGAAGCGGCGCTTCTCGCGCTGCGCGGCGAGGTCCACGACCTTCGGCGCCGCCAACATGGCGGACAGGCGCCCCGGCACCGGCTCGTCCAGCACGTCGTCGTACGCGGCGGCCACGCGCCGGCGCAGGTCTTCGTCCGACATCGTCATGGCGCATCTCCCAGCATCGCCTTGAGCGCCTCGCGAGCACGCGACAGGCGGCTCGTGAGCGTGCCCACCGGCACTTCCAGCACGGCCGCAGCTTCCTCGTAAGACAGCCCCTCGACCAGCACCAGGGCCACGACGGCGCGGTGTTCGTCGCTCAATT carries:
- a CDS encoding 7TM diverse intracellular signaling domain-containing protein, producing MQPTELALWSAASGAIALVVLTGLADYLMVRHVAALHGTVYNAAALAFVVLMSGIAGALLPASWAPGVRLAKVLVGPLCVLLGDLFIRQWFGARHRDRLMDGALLASGTLVPVLAVAALFLLRREHQLPAAAGLVIFNTVLVTWMGLRAWLLGDSLALGIAIGSGFMIGSVSGLYAIALGTPVPMVWQALIAAGSAICVAVTGFALWQRNQHARRVRNAQEVHSEYDPVTKLPAGMPLVRRLLRAQQRRRRTRREGAVLAVLVFEPERVRLVAGVSGLNEVYVHLAQRMQHQVGLVNPVGRYWERCFIAVMETIRSPAAVRTLGLRVASALRKPMQVTGHDGSPLEVRLDIGVGVLLLKREHEHVEDLLHEAQQLAEAARGLASRAATIDPVTGEVVAVEHAQLGPQRGARRTVRTPSRGARGRA
- a CDS encoding TPR end-of-group domain-containing protein, translated to MIRLQLLGGVDARRADGTRIDALLAQPRRLALLAFLAIESERGACSRERLLATFWPDKAPAQASANLRQALAFLRRELGEATVEGVGQHALRVAPAHLACDAVERLAQVRDAPSAPSPGEFLAALNLQNVGEDWETWLAAMRLRLAGEAGSGDDLPGPGGAAASTPGDPAARAAYLRGRFHWNRRPRESLKALTCLEEAVQLAPDFAPGHAALADVYNTLGSWESGALASGEAFPKAQAAAQRALQLDPCCAAAHTSLAYATAHHGWDWRAASAQFTRALELDPAYAHAHHWHAHLLVAQRRWQEGLAAGQRALALQPDDVIINVHMAWHHWLARDAAAAIEQADRTEHLDDTDQWPPFFRGMACVMCGRGDQAVDELRSAAQRSRGNAVMRAGLGYVYAATGDKRAARAVLREFSEAADTQQRYAYEAAVILAALGEADAAFAALEAAWRTRSGWMAYLAVDPRWDPVRGDARFAALVARLGLD